TTGTGACGCTGCTTCCGGCGCTCGCCGCGTGCGGTGAGAGCTCAGGGGCCGGGGCGGCCGGCGGGGGTGGCGCCGCTCAGGCCGCGTCGACGGGCGCCGAGGCGTCCACGGGGAGCGGAGCGGGCGGCGCGAGCGGCAGCACGAGCGGCAGCGGAGCCGGCGCGGGTGGCACGTCCGCGAGCACCGGCGGCGCGGGCGCGGGCGGGAGCGGAGGCGACGGGACGCCGGGCGCGCCCCAGGGCTTCATCCTCGGCGCGGACATCTCCTGGGTGCAGGAGCGCGAGGCCGGAGGCAAGGTGTTCCGCGACATCGACCCGCGGACGGGTGAGCTCGTCGAGAAGGACATCCTCGAGATCCTGAAGGCGCACGGGTTCAACTGGATCCGCCTGCGCCTGTTCAATGACCCCACGGCGGTGTACGCCGACGCGGCCGTCGACGACGACCCCTACTCGCCAGAGGGCTTCTGCGATCTCGAGCACACGATCGAGATGGCGCGGCGCGTGAAGCGAGCGAACATGGGTTTCCTGCTCGACTTTCACTACAGCGACGTGTGGGCCGACCCCGACGATCAACACAAGCCCGTCGCCTGGACCGATCTCGAGGGCGACGCGCTGGCGAGCGCCATGCGCGAGTTCACGCGGGACGCGATCGAGCAGCTGAGCGCCGCCGGCGCGCGGCCGGACATGGTCCAGATCGGCAACGAGATCCCGCAGGGGCTGCTGTGGCCTGACGGCTTCGTCACCGGGCAGGCGTTCCAGGGGCTGGGCTCGCTCCTGAAGGCCGGGATCCAGGGCGTCAAGGACGCCGACGACACGATCACCGTCATGCTGCACCTCGACCGCTGCGACGACAACGCGGCGACGCGCTGGTGGGTCGACGGCGTGCGCGGGCAGGGCGTCAAGTTCGATGTGCTCGGCCAGTCCTGTTACACCGAGTACCAGGGGCCGCCCTCGGGGTGGAAGGCGAATTTCGATGATCTCGTGAAGCGCTATCCCGACCTGAAGTTCGTTGTGGCGGAGTACTCGTGGGAGAAGCGCGCGGCCAACGACCTGATGTTCAACCTCCCGGACAAGCGCGGGCTCGGCACCTTCATCTGGGAGCCGACCGAGTGGCACGAGCGCATCTTCTCGCCGAGCGGAGATATCATCGAGAGCATGATCGCGCCCTACGATCAGATGAAGGTCGACTACCAGGACTTCTAAAGCGAGCTCGTCCCGGACGACCGCGGCGTTCATCGCTGACCGCGGGTTCGTCCCGATGCTGATCCAGCTCGCGCGCAAGACCGGGCGCTCCGGGTACATCGGTGACGGCGAGAACCGGTGGCCCGCGGTGCACCGGCTCGACGCCGCGCGGCTGCTCGTCCTCGCGCTCGAGAAGGCGCCGGCCGGCGCGCGGCTCCACGCGGTCAGCAACGAGGGTGTTCCGGCCCGCGACATCGCCGGCGTGCTCGACCGCAAGCTCGGCCTGCCGGTCGAGTCGGTCCCCGAGGAGCACTTCGGCTCGTTCGGCGCGTTCTTCGCGCTCGACGCCCCGCGTCGAGCGCGCTCACGCAGGCGCGGTTCCGCTCGCCAGCGGGCCACCGTGCGCACGCTGAGCCCGAGCGCACGGCAGGCACGAGCTCCCGCAGGCCGTGGAGTGATGGCGGCGTCTTTCGATGCATGGGTTAAAGTCGTTGATATGGCATCGATTTTTCATGCGGGTGTGCCAGATCACAGCGACGAATGCGCTGCCGACCGGGGCAACGTCCCGCAGTTGGCGCTTGACGTTTCGGAAGGCTTTGGATTTCCTTCTCTCTGCGTTGGTTCATCGAGTTCTCGTCGTTAGGCCAGAGCGCGCCGCCGACCCCTCTCGCTCGGG
The DNA window shown above is from Sorangium aterium and carries:
- a CDS encoding glycosyl hydrolase 53 family protein — protein: MLRQKLGWMGVVTLLPALAACGESSGAGAAGGGGAAQAASTGAEASTGSGAGGASGSTSGSGAGAGGTSASTGGAGAGGSGGDGTPGAPQGFILGADISWVQEREAGGKVFRDIDPRTGELVEKDILEILKAHGFNWIRLRLFNDPTAVYADAAVDDDPYSPEGFCDLEHTIEMARRVKRANMGFLLDFHYSDVWADPDDQHKPVAWTDLEGDALASAMREFTRDAIEQLSAAGARPDMVQIGNEIPQGLLWPDGFVTGQAFQGLGSLLKAGIQGVKDADDTITVMLHLDRCDDNAATRWWVDGVRGQGVKFDVLGQSCYTEYQGPPSGWKANFDDLVKRYPDLKFVVAEYSWEKRAANDLMFNLPDKRGLGTFIWEPTEWHERIFSPSGDIIESMIAPYDQMKVDYQDF